In the Candidatus Cloacimonas acidaminovorans str. Evry genome, one interval contains:
- the rplO gene encoding 50S ribosomal protein L15, translating to MLTLSDLERPSCKKNKKRLGKGQGSGWGHQAGRGHKGKKARAGGNVPPRFEGGQMPLNRRVPKRGFKNIFRENYRILNLYRLQDLDVTELDIPTMEKLGLIPSKGKKANAPVKVLAGVKEEFTKTVTIKANAFSQRAKEIIEKNGGKAEVM from the coding sequence ATGTTAACTTTATCCGATTTAGAAAGACCTAGTTGCAAGAAAAACAAAAAACGCTTGGGAAAAGGACAAGGTTCTGGATGGGGACATCAAGCTGGACGTGGTCATAAAGGTAAAAAAGCACGTGCCGGCGGAAATGTACCTCCTCGTTTTGAAGGTGGTCAAATGCCTTTAAACAGAAGAGTTCCAAAGCGTGGTTTCAAAAATATCTTCCGTGAAAATTATCGTATACTGAATCTTTATCGTTTACAGGACTTGGATGTTACTGAACTTGATATTCCTACGATGGAAAAGCTGGGTTTAATTCCCAGTAAAGGCAAAAAGGCAAATGCACCGGTTAAAGTTCTGGCTGGTGTAAAAGAGGAATTCACTAAAACCGTTACTATTAAAGCCAATGCTTTTTCTCAAAGAGCAAAAGAGATAATAGAAAAGAACGGTGGTAAAGCGGAGGTAATGTAA
- the rpmD gene encoding 50S ribosomal protein L30, with protein sequence MKLKVTQTRSTINRIEDHKKVIKALGLGKIGKSRIHNDTPSIRGMINKVAYLLKVEELKEE encoded by the coding sequence ATGAAATTGAAAGTTACTCAAACCCGCAGTACTATAAATCGTATTGAAGACCATAAAAAGGTAATCAAAGCCCTCGGTCTGGGGAAAATAGGTAAGAGCCGTATTCATAATGACACTCCATCCATTAGGGGTATGATCAATAAGGTTGCTTACCTCTTAAAAGTTGAAGAACTGAAGGAAGAATAG
- the rpsE gene encoding 30S ribosomal protein S5 has product MNYEQNHSDEEKLIEKIVETKRVAKVVKGGRNFSFTAIVVVGDKQGNVGVGNGKANEIVDAIRKAKEKAVKNMFKVPIVKGTVPHEVVARYGASKVLIKPAAPGTGVIAGGTARAIFEAAGIENILCKSLGSNTPTNVVKATINGLKSMRTLSDISRLRNKTMAQLTGQEEK; this is encoded by the coding sequence ATGAATTACGAACAAAATCATTCAGATGAAGAAAAATTGATAGAAAAGATCGTTGAAACAAAGCGTGTTGCCAAAGTTGTTAAAGGAGGCAGGAACTTCAGTTTTACCGCAATAGTTGTAGTTGGTGACAAACAAGGAAATGTTGGTGTGGGCAATGGCAAAGCAAACGAAATTGTGGATGCTATCCGAAAAGCCAAAGAAAAAGCCGTAAAAAATATGTTTAAAGTTCCGATTGTGAAAGGAACTGTTCCTCATGAAGTTGTAGCTCGTTATGGCGCTTCTAAAGTTTTAATAAAACCTGCAGCTCCTGGCACGGGAGTTATTGCAGGAGGAACTGCCAGAGCCATTTTTGAGGCGGCAGGAATTGAAAACATTTTGTGCAAATCTTTGGGCTCTAACACTCCCACTAATGTAGTAAAAGCTACTATTAACGGTTTGAAATCAATGCGTACTTTATCAGATATTTCACGCTTGAGAAATAAAACAATGGCTCAACTTACCGGTCAGGAGGAGAAATGA
- the rplR gene encoding 50S ribosomal protein L18 has product MITSSCKIKRDLRNRRHLSIRKHVSGTPERPRLVVFRSLKNIYGQIIDDTQGVTLVSMSTIAKDIGSLAGKKKTEQSYEVGVKLGEKALAAGITKVTFDRAGYKYHGRVKALAEGARKAGLEF; this is encoded by the coding sequence ATGATAACTTCAAGCTGTAAAATTAAAAGAGACCTCCGAAACCGTCGTCATTTATCTATTCGGAAACATGTAAGCGGAACTCCTGAACGTCCTCGTTTAGTAGTTTTTCGTTCCCTGAAGAATATATATGGTCAAATTATAGACGATACACAGGGTGTAACTTTAGTTTCAATGTCTACCATTGCCAAAGATATTGGTTCCTTAGCCGGAAAGAAGAAAACAGAACAGAGCTATGAAGTAGGCGTAAAACTTGGAGAAAAAGCACTTGCTGCAGGAATTACAAAAGTTACTTTTGATCGTGCCGGATACAAATATCACGGCAGAGTGAAAGCCCTTGCTGAAGGTGCCAGAAAAGCTGGTTTGGAATTTTAA
- the rplF gene encoding 50S ribosomal protein L6: MSRIGRAPIKLQPGTQVDVVDNKITVKGKLGELNWSLLPGITVEVEENLLKVKRADDSKSQRAFHGLSRALIQNMITGVTEGFQKILHIYGTGYSAEVVGPWLKLTLGFSHDILLQIPEGLEVTAEAVPRSKGMRSDFQSIITIKGIDKQLVGEFAAEVRGCRPPENYKGKGIRYFDEYVIIKAGKAGTK; encoded by the coding sequence ATGTCACGAATTGGAAGAGCCCCGATCAAATTACAACCTGGAACGCAAGTGGATGTAGTGGATAACAAAATTACCGTTAAGGGAAAATTGGGAGAATTGAATTGGTCTTTGCTTCCCGGAATTACTGTTGAAGTAGAAGAAAACCTTCTGAAAGTAAAAAGAGCAGACGATAGTAAAAGCCAGCGTGCTTTTCATGGTCTTAGTCGTGCTTTAATACAAAATATGATTACCGGTGTTACAGAAGGATTTCAAAAGATATTGCATATCTATGGAACAGGTTATTCTGCGGAAGTTGTTGGACCATGGCTAAAGCTAACTCTTGGTTTTTCCCATGATATTTTGTTACAAATTCCTGAAGGATTGGAAGTTACTGCAGAAGCTGTTCCGCGTTCTAAAGGAATGCGTTCCGATTTTCAAAGTATAATTACTATCAAAGGTATTGATAAACAGTTGGTAGGCGAATTTGCTGCCGAAGTTCGCGGTTGCCGTCCTCCCGAAAATTATAAAGGGAAAGGCATACGGTATTTTGATGAGTATGTTATAATTAAAGCTGGAAAAGCCGGAACCAAATAA
- the rpsH gene encoding 30S ribosomal protein S8: MSVSDPIADALTKIRNAYRAGHTQVIVNHNKLIEALVNILAEENFVNSFQVLDKDPEHKINYKRILIILRYTNAGEPVIQGIQRISKPGRRVYVKADKLPCVYNNTGCAVISTSMGLMVDRDARLKNVGGEYICKVW; the protein is encoded by the coding sequence ATGAGCGTTAGTGATCCGATAGCTGATGCATTGACTAAAATTCGCAATGCATATCGTGCCGGACATACACAGGTGATTGTTAACCATAATAAACTGATTGAAGCATTGGTCAACATCCTTGCGGAAGAGAATTTTGTAAATAGTTTCCAGGTTTTGGATAAAGACCCGGAGCATAAAATAAACTATAAACGAATTTTAATTATTCTTCGCTATACGAATGCCGGAGAACCTGTAATACAAGGAATTCAGAGAATTTCCAAGCCCGGAAGAAGGGTTTATGTGAAAGCCGATAAACTGCCTTGCGTTTATAATAATACCGGTTGTGCAGTTATTTCTACCAGTATGGGTTTAATGGTAGACCGTGATGCTCGCCTAAAAAATGTAGGCGGCGAATATATTTGTAAGGTTTGGTAA
- a CDS encoding type Z 30S ribosomal protein S14, with product MAKKSLIIKQQRTPKYKVRKYNRCKICGRPRSYMRDFGMCRLCFRKYASEGQIPGITRSSW from the coding sequence ATGGCAAAAAAATCACTCATCATCAAACAGCAAAGAACCCCTAAATATAAAGTAAGAAAATACAATCGCTGTAAAATTTGCGGACGCCCACGTTCCTATATGCGCGATTTTGGAATGTGCCGTTTGTGTTTCCGTAAATATGCATCTGAGGGCCAGATACCTGGAATCACCAGAAGTAGCTGGTAA
- the rplE gene encoding 50S ribosomal protein L5: protein MNRLKERYKTQVMDNLMKKFGYKNPHQVPRLEKIVVSMGVGQATQNKAILDNAVKDMETICGRKPVVTKARKSISNFKLRKGMPIGCKVTLRNEVMYEFYDRLISIAIPRIRDFRGIPADSFDGRGNFSFGLKEQTVFPEIEYDKIDMIRGLNITIVTTAKTDEECRALLQELGMPFQKNE from the coding sequence ATGAACCGTTTGAAAGAAAGATATAAAACCCAGGTTATGGATAACTTAATGAAAAAGTTCGGTTACAAAAATCCGCATCAGGTTCCCCGATTAGAAAAGATTGTAGTTAGTATGGGAGTGGGACAGGCAACTCAAAATAAAGCTATTTTAGATAATGCCGTTAAGGATATGGAAACGATTTGCGGTAGAAAACCGGTAGTTACAAAAGCTCGAAAATCTATCTCTAACTTCAAACTACGCAAAGGAATGCCTATTGGTTGCAAAGTTACTTTGAGAAATGAAGTGATGTATGAATTTTATGATCGCTTAATCTCTATAGCAATACCACGAATTCGTGATTTTCGCGGAATTCCGGCTGATTCCTTTGATGGCAGAGGAAATTTTTCTTTTGGTTTAAAAGAACAGACAGTATTTCCGGAAATTGAATATGACAAGATAGATATGATTCGGGGATTAAATATAACCATAGTTACCACAGCTAAAACCGATGAAGAATGCCGCGCTCTTTTGCAAGAGCTGGGTATGCCCTTCCAGAAAAACGAATAA
- the rplX gene encoding 50S ribosomal protein L24, translated as MRFKKGDLVKVIAGDEKGRKGHILKVFPKTGKVIVEKVHMIKKHAKPTQQNPQGGIITMEAPIDASNVMLFNEKLNAVSKPVYQVREGRRIRVCKKSGDEL; from the coding sequence ATGCGTTTTAAAAAAGGTGATCTTGTTAAAGTTATTGCGGGTGATGAAAAAGGTAGGAAAGGTCATATTTTGAAGGTCTTTCCCAAAACCGGAAAGGTTATCGTGGAAAAAGTGCATATGATTAAAAAGCATGCCAAACCCACACAGCAAAATCCTCAAGGTGGTATTATAACTATGGAGGCACCTATTGACGCTTCCAATGTAATGCTTTTCAATGAAAAACTGAATGCTGTTTCCAAACCGGTTTATCAAGTTCGCGAAGGACGTCGTATCCGAGTTTGCAAAAAGAGCGGTGACGAACTTTAG
- the rplN gene encoding 50S ribosomal protein L14: MIQVQTMLNIADNSGAKKAMCIKVLGGTQRKYASIGDVVVVAIKSATPGGKVKKGSVERAVIVRTRKELRRPDGSYIRFADNAAVIIDEKHEPKGTRIFGPVARELREAHYMKIVSLAPEVL; the protein is encoded by the coding sequence ATGATTCAGGTTCAAACAATGTTAAATATCGCTGATAACTCCGGTGCCAAGAAAGCTATGTGCATAAAAGTTCTTGGTGGAACACAACGCAAATATGCTTCAATTGGAGATGTTGTAGTTGTAGCAATTAAGAGTGCTACTCCGGGTGGAAAAGTGAAAAAAGGTAGCGTAGAAAGAGCTGTAATAGTTCGCACTCGCAAAGAATTGCGTCGTCCTGATGGTTCTTATATTCGTTTTGCCGATAATGCAGCTGTTATTATTGATGAAAAACATGAACCGAAAGGAACGCGTATTTTTGGTCCTGTAGCCCGTGAACTGCGTGAAGCACATTATATGAAAATAGTATCTCTGGCTCCGGAAGTTCTGTAG
- the rpsQ gene encoding 30S ribosomal protein S17 produces the protein MATTHKMIKQGIVVSDKNDKTIVVRVERQFIHPLYKKTVRRHKKFMAHDENNSAHEGDIVQIMESRPLSARKRWTLHKIVERSK, from the coding sequence GTGGCAACAACACATAAAATGATTAAACAGGGAATTGTCGTAAGTGATAAAAATGATAAAACCATCGTGGTCCGCGTGGAACGTCAGTTTATCCATCCGTTATACAAAAAAACCGTGCGCCGACATAAAAAATTTATGGCACATGATGAAAATAACTCTGCCCACGAAGGTGATATTGTTCAAATTATGGAATCACGTCCATTGAGTGCACGAAAACGCTGGACTCTGCATAAAATTGTGGAAAGAAGCAAATAA
- the rpmC gene encoding 50S ribosomal protein L29 gives MKIEEIRDLSIEELQAKLEELRIELFNLRFQKTKNLLDRPDRIRNIRHDIARIYTILTEREKEKKI, from the coding sequence ATGAAAATAGAGGAAATTCGCGATTTAAGCATTGAAGAATTGCAGGCAAAACTGGAAGAATTACGCATAGAGCTTTTTAATCTGCGTTTTCAAAAGACGAAAAACCTGCTGGACCGTCCAGACCGTATTCGTAATATCCGACATGATATAGCTCGGATTTATACTATTTTAACAGAAAGAGAAAAAGAGAAAAAAATCTGA
- the rplP gene encoding 50S ribosomal protein L16: MLAPKKVKHRKMMKGRRKGLSWTGCNISFGDYGLIALEDSFITSRQIEACRIAITRHMKREGKVWIRIFPDKPITKKPAETRMGKGKGAPEYWVAVVRPGRVLFEIEGVDVNVAKEALRLAAHKLPIKTRFIAREGVEL; encoded by the coding sequence ATGTTAGCACCTAAAAAAGTAAAACATCGCAAAATGATGAAAGGAAGAAGGAAAGGTCTATCCTGGACCGGATGCAACATCTCCTTTGGTGATTATGGATTAATAGCCCTTGAGGACTCATTTATTACTAGCCGCCAAATTGAAGCATGCCGTATTGCCATTACTCGTCATATGAAAAGAGAAGGCAAGGTCTGGATTAGAATATTTCCCGATAAGCCCATTACCAAAAAACCTGCCGAAACGAGAATGGGAAAAGGTAAAGGCGCTCCAGAATATTGGGTAGCAGTAGTTCGTCCGGGAAGGGTTCTTTTTGAAATTGAAGGTGTGGATGTGAATGTTGCTAAAGAAGCATTGCGTTTAGCAGCGCACAAACTTCCGATTAAAACACGCTTTATTGCTCGCGAAGGAGTAGAATTATGA